The sequence GCGTTGTCGCCGGCGGCCGTGTATTTGATGTGCGGCGTGCCGTCGACCGTCGCCGGCTCGGCGGTCCAGCGGAAGTTGTAGAGCAACTCGTCGCTTTCCACGTAACGAATCTCGTGAACGCCGGTCTCGGTGCCGGCAAGCCCGACGTTCGCCAACAATTCTCCGGCAAACGCACCGGCGGCCAAGGCGAAAAACGCGGTCAGGACAGCGGCGGCCAAACGCAAAACGCGCGGCATCATGGGAATCTCCTGCAAATGGAATGCGAACATATCGCCGAAGTTCGCGCCGGGCGCAAGCCCTGGGCGGGCGCATTCGGTCAAGCGAAATTGTTTCGTTCCGCACACTTCCGCGCGCGCCGCGCGCCAGGTATGGCGATTGTGTTATCGTGCGTCGTTAATTCGACGAAGTTTTTGAACGAAGGCGTCCCCGGGAGGGCCGTGTCATGAAAATGCTGCTCCTCAATCCGGCGCAGATGCCGGACAACGGCAGGCCGCTCAAGGTCAAGAAGGCGTTCGTCATCCCCTTTTCGGTCTACATGCTCGCGGGGCAGACACCCTCCGATTGGGACATCGAGATCGCCAACGACTACACCGACGAGATCGACTACGACGGCGACTACGATCTGGTCGGTATCACGCTCTCCACGATCCACTCGCGCCGCGGCTACCAGATCGCCGCGGAATTCAAAAAGCGCGGGCGCACCGTCGTCATGGGTGGGTTCCACGCGACACTTTTCACCGACGAGGCGCTGCAACACGCCGACGCGGTCGTTTCCGGCGAGGCGGAGTACGTCTGGCCGGCGCTGCTTGAGGACTTCAAGGCCGGCCGCCTGCAAAGGCTCTACAAGGCCGACCGCTACCACGATCTGCGCGACCTGCCGCCGCCGCGCTACGACCTCATCAATCCCAAACGCTACATGGTGAACGTCTACCCCGCGGAGACCTCGCGCGGCTGCCCGTTTGCGTGCAACTACTGTTCGGTCACGGAGTTCTACGGCCAGAAGTACCGCGTGCGTCCGCCGGCCGATGTCGTGCGGGATGTGTTGGCCAGCGGCAGCCGTTTCATCACCTTCGTCGACGACAACGTCGCCGCTCATCTGACCCGCGCGTCCGCGATCTTCGAGGCGCTCGTCCCGCACAAGATCTACTGGATGAGCCAGGTGACGATCCGCCTCGCCGATCACGAGCCGACGCTCGCGCTCGCGGCGCGCTCGGGCTTCCGCTACGCGATCGTCGGTCTGGAGACGCTCGACCGCTCGAATCTCGAGGCCGTGCGCAAGACGCGCGTCAACAAGGTGGAGGAGTACGTCGACCGCGTGAAGCTCTTCCGCAAGTACGGCATCACCGTGTGCGCGAACCTGATGTTCGGATTCGACGCCGACGAGGAGCGCACCTTCGACAACACCTACCACTTCCTTCGCCGCACGAAGATGGTGCCGAATCCGTACGTCATCACGCCGTATCCCGGCACGCCGCTCTATGAC comes from bacterium and encodes:
- a CDS encoding B12-binding domain-containing radical SAM protein, coding for MKMLLLNPAQMPDNGRPLKVKKAFVIPFSVYMLAGQTPSDWDIEIANDYTDEIDYDGDYDLVGITLSTIHSRRGYQIAAEFKKRGRTVVMGGFHATLFTDEALQHADAVVSGEAEYVWPALLEDFKAGRLQRLYKADRYHDLRDLPPPRYDLINPKRYMVNVYPAETSRGCPFACNYCSVTEFYGQKYRVRPPADVVRDVLASGSRFITFVDDNVAAHLTRASAIFEALVPHKIYWMSQVTIRLADHEPTLALAARSGFRYAIVGLETLDRSNLEAVRKTRVNKVEEYVDRVKLFRKYGITVCANLMFGFDADEERTFDNTYHFLRRTKMVPNPYVITPYPGTPLYDDMERAGRLLHKDYAKYTAYRTVFKPTNFTPDALDAAFTRFYKKAYSIPNIVRRAVHMLRWREPVHSTLTQLALAASSLQVRRNVHAGILPYY